The Armatimonadota bacterium region GCTGGGGACGAACCCACCGGAGCGCCTGCGCGAGAAGTCGCTGGCGCTCCTGCACGCCGCGCCCCCGGCCGTGCTTGCAGCGGATCTGGAGGCCGCCGACGGTTTCGACGTGATGTCCGAGCTGGACCATCTGGTGCTGCCGGTGCTCGTAATCTGCGGCGCCGAGGACCGGCTCACCCCGGTGAAGTACGGCCGCTACCTCCACGAGCGGATAGCCGGATCCGAAATGGTGGTCATCGAGAGGGCCGGGCACATGGTCATGCTCGAACAGCCGCGTGCGGTGAACCGCGCGATGCGGTCTTTTCTGGAGCGACTCGACCAGGGGGACCCCGGCCGCGTGGCACGGCCCCACGAGGTACAAGGCCGGGAGGTGGGGGATGCGCGCGACGGTTGACCTCAACGCGGACGGAGGCGAGGGGTTCGGGGGCTACACCATCGGCGCGGACGCCGAACTGCTGCGCTCGGTGACCTCGCTCAACGTGGCGTGCGGCGCCCACGCCGGCGATCCCGTGGTCATCCGTCGAACGATCCGCGCGGCCGTCGCGGCAGGGGTCGCGGTGGGCGCGCATCCCGGCTTCCCCGATCTCCAGGGATTCGGCCGGCGGGCGATGCACGTTGCGCCAGAAGAACTGGTGGCGATGCTGATCTACCAGATCGGCGCGGTCGCGGCCCTGACCGCGTGCGAGGGTACGCGGCTGCGGCACGTGAAGGCGCACGGCGCGCTCTACAACATGGCGGTCGCCGATGCCGCGCTGGCCGGGGCGATCGCAGAGGCCGCGGTCGTGTTCGAGGGGCTGTGGCTGTACGCGCCGCCCGGTTCGGCCATGGCCGCCGC contains the following coding sequences:
- a CDS encoding LamB/YcsF family protein, with the translated sequence MRATVDLNADGGEGFGGYTIGADAELLRSVTSLNVACGAHAGDPVVIRRTIRAAVAAGVAVGAHPGFPDLQGFGRRAMHVAPEELVAMLIYQIGAVAALTACEGTRLRHVKAHGALYNMAVADAALAGAIAEAAVVFEGLWLYAPPGSAMAAA